Proteins encoded together in one Argiope bruennichi chromosome 1, qqArgBrue1.1, whole genome shotgun sequence window:
- the LOC129967674 gene encoding uncharacterized protein LOC129967674 — protein MKVLGILLIFFVLRTNSQSGRLGIGGSVKRNFGFDGSIKPVVDNILCRIKSITDTTADQVQSACADLPRSKDSSVKGAEAICKTTKRTLKSVSKRLNKYCHDSSLTTNSPITTTIKMTTEGDPTCEELYPGYIESCNEHCLNNTFFIFRGGHCVLYPGNGKYCHCDAADNCENYKNATCQSECQKKKADGYCRIPARNIPCACSFSDERNNSTYYRFP, from the exons aGTCAGGAAGACTTGGAATCGGCGGCTCTGTAAAGAGAAATTTTGGATTTGATGGCTCTATAAAACCTGTTGTAGACAATATACTGTGTAGAATTAAGAGCATTACAG atactACAGCTGATCAAGTTCAATCAGCATGTGCAGACCTGCCTCGATCAA AAGATTCATCGGTAAAAGGGGCTGAAGCAATATGCAAAACAACAAAAAGAACTTTGA AATCCGTCTCCAAAAGATTGAATAAGTATTGCCATGACTCATCTCTAACAACAA ATTCTCCGATTACAACAACAATAAAGATGACAACAGAAG GTGATCCTACTTGCGAAGAACTCTATCCGGGGTATATAGAAAGTTGTAACGAGCATTgcttaaacaatacattttttatcttCCGCGGAGGCCACTGCGTACTCTACCCAGGAAATGGTAAATATTGCCATTGCGATGCCGCTGATAATtgcgaaaattataaaaatgcaaccTGCCAGAGTGAGTGCCAAAAGAAAAAAGCAGACGGTTACTGTAGAATTCCCGCGAGGAATATTCCTTGTGCATGCAGCTTTTCTGATGAACGCAACAATTCCAC CTATTATCGATTTCCCTGA